One genomic region from Nymphaea colorata isolate Beijing-Zhang1983 chromosome 12, ASM883128v2, whole genome shotgun sequence encodes:
- the LOC116266435 gene encoding protein BOLA4, chloroplastic/mitochondrial produces MATALLLRSSIVLRRPLLRSFSLHANHPPSSSSSLLPPFPASSYRSLVAPTRRCRSHVVDGCTRRGFNVRATQVSGPGSIDSPMMKAMETKIKEQLNADEVIVRDAYGDGRHVSIDVVSAAFEGQSAVNRQRMVYKAIWEELQTTVHAVDQMTTKTPEEAAATSG; encoded by the exons ATGGCGACGGCTCTGCTCCTGCGATCCTCCATCGTCCTCCGGAGGCCTCTCCTCCGCAGCTTTTCCTTACATGCCAATCATCCACCATCGTCATCGTCGTCGCTGCTTCCCCCCTTTCCCGCCTCCAGCTACCGCTCTTTGGTGGCTCCCACCCGTCGCTGCCGCTCCCATGTCGTTGATGGGTGTACACGCCGGGGGTTCAACGTCAGGGCAACCCAAGTTTCTGGTCCTGGCTCCATCGACTCGCCGATGATGAAGGCTATGGAGAcgaag ATCAAGGAGCAACTAAATGCAGATGAAGTCATTGTCCGAGATGCTTATGGAGATGGTCGGCATGTTAG CATTGACGTTGTATCCGCTGCATTCGAAGGACAGTCTGCAGTTAACAGGCAAAGGATGGTCTACAAGGCCATATGGGAGGAACTACAGACGACTGTTCATGCCGTCGACCAGATGACCACAAAGACCCCAGAAGAAGCTGCTGCAACCAGTGGGTAA
- the LOC116265831 gene encoding arabinosyltransferase XEG113 produces the protein MALCSVQEMANTKPLFVGIQVTVLAAIILTTIYVGKPVYSEFWSPKSEVGLSPQKDGTVVSSPPELENSSKGVAFKPPSDRDRSTGGGRSVSPSWPTNIWERPIWDPPPTGAKLPDAKAFRLTKSLVKHYAKNNVIIVTFGNFAFMDFVLNWVRHLTDLGVYNLLVGAMDTKLLEALYWKGVPVFDMKSNMDTSDVGWGSPKFHKMGREKVTLINEFLPFGYELLMCDTDMVWLKNPLPYIARYPDADVLTSSDQVIPTVIDDRLEDWRYVSGAYNIGIFHWRPTDASKRLAAEWKEMLLADEKIWDQNGFNDLLHKFLGPSVDEESGLVYARNRSLKLGILPASIFCSGHTYFVQAMYQQLRLEPYAVHTTFQYAGTEGKRHRLREAMLFYDEPEYYDSPGGFLAFKPSIPKSELLDGPHTVESHFSLVNHQIKQVRSALAIALLLNRTLVMPPLWCKLDRLWYGHPGVLPGTLTRQPFLCPMDHIFEVNVMLKNLPEEEFGPRIDFREYSFLENPLLPESIKKSRLNVQLCDPALSNCQASNTSMQPRAVLKFPKHSTEEMYKSVFSAYKDVKIIKFSSIDDAFQGFSDKLIEEKFRHRVSRYVGIWCCVEQQEIGHIYYDMYWDEKPGWKPKPPATREENRPPWI, from the exons ATGGCTCTTTGCTCGGTGCAGGAGATGGCTAACACGAAGCCTCTCTTCGTTGGCATCCAGGTGACGGTGCTCGCTGCAATTATTTTGACCACCATCTACGTTGGCAAGCCCGTCTACTCCGAGTTCTGGTCTCCGAAATCTG aaGTCGGTCTTTCCCCACAGAAAGATGGCACAGTAGTATCTTCTCCACCAGAGTTGGAAAATTCTAGTAAAGGTGTAGCTTTCAAGCCTCCAAGCGACAGGGATCGTAGCACTGGCGGTGGGAGATCAGTCTCTCCTTCATGGCCCACAAATATATGGGAAAGGCCTATATGGGATCCCCCACCTACTGGGGCCAAACTGCCAGATGCAAAGGCATTTCGCTTGACTAAAAGCTTAGTGAAACATTATGCTAAAAATAATGTTATTATAGTAACATTTGGAAATTTTGCCTTCATGGATTTCGTCCTGAACTGGGTCAGGCACCTTACTGATCTTGGAGTTTATAATCTTCTTGTAG GTGCAATGGACACAAAGCTCTTGGAGGCTTTATATTGGAAAGGAGTTCCTGTTTTTGACATGAAAAGTAACATGGATACAAGTGATGTTGGTTGGGGTTCTCCAAAGTTTCACAAAATGGGCAGAGAAAAAGTAACTCTGATAAATGAGTTCTTGCCCTTCGGTTATGAGTTATTAATGTGTGATACAGATATGGTCTGGTTAAAG AATCCACTCCCATATATTGCTCGCTATCCTGATGCAGACGTCTTAACTTCCAGTGATCAGGTGATACCAACAGTTATTGATGATAGATTGGAGGACTGGAGATATG TGAGTGGTGCATACAACATTGGGATTTTCCATTGGCGACCTACAGACGCTTCCAAAAGGCTAGCAGCAGAATGGAAAGAAATGCTGCTAGCTGATGAAAAAATATGGGATCAGAATGGTTTCAATGATCTTCTGCATAAATTCCTTGGCCCATCAGTTGATGAAGAAAGTGGACTAGTTTATGCTCGTAATCGAAGCCTTAAGCTAGGGATTCTTCCAGCCAGTATATTTTGCAGTGGTCATACATATTTTGTGCAG gcAATGTATCAACAGCTAAGGCTGGAACCTTATGCTGTTCATACCACATTCCAGTATGCTGGAACTGAGGGAAAACGACATCGTCTGCGTGAAGCAATGCTCTTTTATGATGAACCGGAGTACTATGATTCACCAG GAGGATTTTTGGCATTTAAACCATCCATTCCTAAGAGTGAATTGCTTGATGGACCACATACAGTCgaatcacatttttctcttgttaatcATCAA ATAAAGCAAGTGAGATCTGCCCTTGCTATTGCCTTGCTGctgaacagaacattg GTCATGCCTCCATTGTGGTGCAAATTGGATAGACTATGGTATGGACACCCTGGGGTCCTGCCAGGGACATTGACAAGGCAACCTTTTCTCTGTCCTATGGATCACATATTTGAG GTGAATGTGATGTTGAAGAATCTACCAGAGGAGGAGTTTGGCCCAAGGATAGATTTCAGAGAGTACTCTTTCCTTGAGAATCCATTGCTTCCTGAATCA ATAAAGAAATCAAGACTAAATGTTCAACTTTGTGATCCTGCATTATCAAACTGCCAAGCATCAAACACCAGCATGCAACCGAGAGCAGTACTGAAGTTTCCAAAACATAGCACAGAAGAAATG TACAAGAGTGTCTTTTCTGCATACAAGGATGTTAAAATCATAAAGTTCTCGTCAATAGATGATGCCTTCCAAGGATTCAGTGATAAG TTGATAGAGGAGAAATTCAGACACCGGGTGTCACGCTATGTAGGGATATGGTGCTGCGTCGAACAACAAGAAATTGGCCACATCTACTATGATATGTACTGGGATGAAAAACCTGGTTGGAAGCCCAAACCTCCAGCAACTCGAGAAGAAAATCGTCCTCCTTGGATCTGA